The DNA window ggctccgatgatgccatgtagtcttggtttctgttgcttgggttcctgcgcttgcctctcgccatcagattatctctagtgttactttgttctgctctttctgacagtggctagactgtcctataagcctgtgtgtcaggagtgctgtagacctgttttcctgttttctttcagccagttatggggatagagtgttctgctttcgggcgtgtagtttttcctctctacaggtcttcagctgttcctgtgggcctatgtcttgagttcaccaggcaggtcacttgcagcagaaaagttggtcctacccgtggtcccgaggctcaagtttgctcgcggggcgctgcccacgagctctctgcggtggcagcaaccaggaagatatgcgccgccctttccgggagcctccgcgcaccagggttccagatggcgcctggtgttttcctctggcctccgagatgtgtgtgcagagtgcagtctcctctggcttcccaggcgtgtccgactctctgaaggttcagctctccctcccacgggatttgggtgcagagaactgtttatcctgtctgtttccttcaggttccggcggtgtctcaggcgcaggggtcctgccgctcctgggccctcccctatgggaacccagaggccttatacagtttcctcttgggccagggatgtgggcatgggtgggcagtgttggtggtctcctccactctgcagcctcgggagtgcccacctgaccaggcggtgaggtctctcttatttacattttaaatgttattccttttccaggtttctaTGCCAttatcccccaacccctccccctccccttctatatggttgttcccctcctcatccaccaCCCATTACTCCCAGACCTTTGCTTTACTCATCCTTTCAAACATTGGAacaaatctttctttttctccatctttattaaattgggtatttcttatttccattacaattgttattccccttcctggtttccaggccaacatctccctaacccctccctctccctgcctatatgggtgttcccctccccatcctccccccattgccgccctccccccaacaatcacgttcactgggggttcacccagggcttccccttccactggtgctcttcctaggatattcaatgctacctataaggtcagagtccagggtcagtccatgtatagtctttagttagtggcttagtccctggaagctctggttggttggcattgttgttcataaggggtctcgagccccttcaagctcttccagttctttctctgattccttcaacaggggtcccgttctcaggtcagtggtttgctgctggcattcgcctctgtatttgacatattctggctgtgatGAGGCATTTTCAATTACCTAAGTGCTTAAGATTCCTCTGGGACAGCAGTGTCACTGTGTGGGACAGACAGCAGATGGATCTTCAGTGAACATCTTATAGCTGCTTAGTTAGCATTGTGTCCTACACATACATCTAATCATGATAATAATGTAGTGATATACATTTCATATGTTCTAATACAATCACAGTTTTCACTAACAGTATAAAACTATATTTCCCCCACTAAAATCAAATGTGGAAACATTGTTGTACATACAACCACAAAGGTACTTAAATTCATCTTGACTGTCTCttgttcagaaaaaaaatggtccacatttgaagaaaaaaaatatgattgTGGTTCTTTCATTCCTATATACCTGCAAACTCTGACCAGATTTGAGCTTCAAACCAATCTCTTGTTCACATGGACAATTGGTTGTCATTTCTGGGATAATCAGTAATAGATCTTCCCTGTACTGAACGCAATGGGCCATTGTACTCTTTGTACACTTTGCATGTTTTGTTCACTTTGTACACTTTGTACACTCAACCAGTTGTGTGCTCCCAGGATATTTGTAAATCACTATGCATTGTGTATCTTTTGAACCCAGATTTCAATTTTACTGATAATTTTGCATTTTTGACTTTTTCAGTTTTGCTCTTgaaataatgacatttttaagaaattaaaaaaaagatatattttaaaggaattgAAAGAAAACTTTTAATTTCTCGTTTTCATTGCTTTGGGAAGAATTTATTATTATAACCTTGCAAATAGACAATGATAAATAAGTTGGACAGAAACGTCGTTCAAGTATTggtccaatttcccttataccCCACCACTTTTCACTATGTgagtgcgtgtgtctgtgtgtctgtgtgtctgtgtatctgtgtgttagAGGACATATCAGAGGTTGTTTCTCCAAACCCACTCATCTATTTTTATTAAGGACAAACTCTCTCACTGTCTTAAACTCCCCAATTAGACTAGTGTGGCTGGCTTGCTGAGCCCTATGTCTGGTGTGGGCTTTGGTTTGttcgtttgcttgcttgcttgcttgtttactcTTAGTTTTTTAGTGTGTTCTGAAGACCAAACTCATGCCTTTGTGCTTGCACCTGAGCTATCTGAATTCTACAAtctgttaaacacacacacacacacacacacacacacacacacacacacacacacacgtaaatattTACCTCAATCTAGTTCTAAATGAACTGaggaaaaatacaataaaaataaatccatttaaCTTCATTTACAAAATTGCAATGAAACCATTTTGCATATTATACTATTAGGACATTGGGcaatagagaaagaaacagaatgttctagaaaacaAACTTTAAGACTGGTAAGCGTCATGTACTTTCTCCAAAGATATTTTGGTGTGCTAAATCAAAGGTGGCTCTTTGGCACTGAGTCGCAGACTGAAGGAACCTAAGCTCTAGCCTAGACTCTGGGCTCTGCCGGGCTGCAGCTGGTCAACATCAGTTTCTGTGGATTTCAAACTATGCTAGAGCCCCTCACATAgcagtttctttctctgccttcctcatGAGAGTTGCCTTTATTCTTGTGCTTCATTTAGTTTATCTAAAGCCTAAGAAGTAACTGCAAGTGGGAAGGTGAAAAGGACTTTATCTAACTAGGATCCCCTATTGCTGTGCCTGCTTCTGTCTTTAGAAAGTTGccatttgtctttgttttgtaaaGTGACAGGAACCTACTGTTCCAGGTCACCAATGCAAAGAAGCACTTGTAAGTGCTATGTGACTGCAAGTTTGGCTGATTGTTATCCCAGTGGCTTCCTAAAAGGGACTTCTGAAGCATATATGATTCTTGGAGCATTGGTATTTGTCGTGATCGTTACCAGAATCTATATTCTCAATTTATCTAATTCTAAAGTGAGGTTCTGTCctgttaaatttttttctctctaatGTTCTCCTTGCTCTAATGTCATGTGTGTTCTCCATAACAGTTTGATCTGGAGTTCAGAGGTCATCCTTTGTTCCTCTCTTGGAAATAACCAAGTCCTAAGAGTTTTTGTCATAATGTCCAGGAACTAGTTTCTCTTTGATCTCTTATTTCCTTTCCaccatttttctcctttctcacttccttccttctttctttcttcctttttttcaatAACCACTTTCTCATCTTGACTGTGCCATCTTCACTTGGGCTGTGCCACAGTCTCCTTGTTGGTTTCCTTTCCCTTtagtccaacacacacacacacacacacacacacacacacacacacacacatccccctcTCAAACATCATTcacacacacctcagacacacacaaacaactcAGCACACATAtaactcaggcacacacacacacacctctcaaacacacacatacacacattcacacacacacacacacacacacctctcaaacacacacatacacacataaacattcacacacacaaacaactcaGGCACGCATataactcagacacacacacacacacacacctctcaagcacacacatgtacacattcacacatacctcagacacacacacccaagcaACTCAGGCACACATataactcagacacacacacacacacacacacacctctcaaacacacacatacacacattcatacacaccttagacacacacacacaaacagctcAGGCATGCACATAactcagacacacaaacacacactcttacaTAATCACATGCATTGTCACATTGATCTGAAGAAACTCTGTAACTGTAGTTGCTCTTTCCTACTCTAACATCTTCATAGACCTTCATTATATGGAAAACAATGCCCATTCTAGCCTCAACCTGTCTCTCTGATGTGTTCACTCTGGTCACCTCTGCCTGGGACACTCCTGAGTCTCATTCTTGCTTGCTCCTGAGCCTTGGCTGCCAGCATTGCCACGTACCTTCCTTTCTCCATCACATACATTTCCAAAGCTCTGCTTTACCACCTACAGTCATCTCCGTGCCTCAGCCCATAGTGTCCTAACTCCCTGAAAGGATTCTGTTAATCCTGTTACAAAAGTCATTAATGGATTTGTCTGATTCGAAATGTGTCTAGTACTTAATACTGGATTATGATTGTCTTTGAGGGCAGTAAAAACTTAGGTCACACTCTTTACCTCTTCCTGAGTGTTGGGTGTCCTTACTCATGTTTCTGAGTTTCGCTTTACCTCACATCCATTTGTCCTGAAAGCTGTAATCCTCAACTGAAGACATAGTCAAGAAGTATCTGACATGTATGTTAAAATGCTTCTCAGCTCCACCCTAGAATGATCAGATCTGAGAACCCATGTGTTCATGTCCCCAGTGAGGcccaaggaggcagaagcagttgaCGGCTGTGGATCGCCTTGCACAGGGCTGGCACACAAATAACCATGCCATGTGgtattttccccttttcttctatTCGCACTCACGGTTTGCCCCTTCTTTCTTTCAGATTGACTTTGAAGATGTGATTGCGGAACCAGAAGGGACACACAGTTTCGACGGCATCTGGAAGGCCAGCTTCACCACcttcactgtgacaaaatattgGTTTTACCGCTTGCTGTCTACCATCTTCGGCATCCCTATGGCGCTCATCTGGGGCATCTACTTTGCCATCCTCTCTTTCCTGCACATCTGGGCAGTTGTACCGTGCATCAAGAGCTTCCTGATTGAGATTCAGTGCATCAGCCGTGTCTATTCCATCTACGTCCACACCTTCTGTGATCCACTCTTTGAAGCGATTGGCAAGATATTCAGCAATATCCGCATCAGCACGCAGAAAGAGATATGAGTGACATTTCAGGGATGGAAGGCTTTTCTCCCCCTTACTATTCCCTTGGTGCCAATTCCAAGTTGCTATCACAGCCGTGATTTCTGAATGGTTTGTCTTGGTCAAGAACAAAGAATTCATTCCCTCCATTTTCATGTATACTGCTTGTCTCTCCTGAGCTACTGCATCTATTTTTGACAGTCTGGAATGTTTAAACCCATTCCTGCTCTCCCGTTCCTTTGTGGATCATTGTTTCATTGGCTAAAATATAAACATGTTGTTGAAAGATACTTTGAGAAAAAATAGGAAGACTGGGAGGCGGAGGATGAGTGCCAACACCCTCGACTGCCTGCTCTAGGCGATGAGGTTATAGAAAGGGAAGAGTTTCAGGATATGGCTGTGTGTGTAGGGGGCATGAAGGCAGGTTATAAACAAATATATCCCAGCTGCCTAAGGAGTTGGTTGCTGTCCTCACTCTTAACAATCCAGTGGGATCTAGTGATCAACATCAGTTTGGAGACTCTAATCTTCATGCTCATGTATTCATCCTGACATTTTAACTTGTTATTCTGTGTGACCGAATACTTGTTATACCTAGAATACGACCTAAGTGCCTTCTGATTTCTCATGATTTCTTTTCAAACAGGGTCTAAGTCATCTACTTGCATTTTGCCAGAAGCTCTCCGGAAAACAAAGCATACAAAATCTACTTGCTATTTCTCTGTACTTGTTTCTGACTCTGAGACACAGAACCTGTTGAAGTTGATCTCTGCGCTTGGTTTTGTAGCGTCTTTCTCTATACTAAGCCCAGTCAACATTAACCCAGTGAAATGATTCAAAGCAGACAAACGGGGCTGAGACCTCCCTGGAAGAAATAGGAGCCAACTTTACTGGCCACTCAGCACTGAATGAGGCCCTCGGGTCTATTCAGTTTCACTTATTTTCAAGAATAATCACACATTCCCGACTCTTACGCTAACCCCTCACCAGGATGGTTTAGTGACCAACCAAGATGGCTTAATGACCAACCAGGATGGTTTAGGGACTCAACCCTGTGCTCCCTTTTCAGCTGATGAGTGAGCCTTCAGGGAGGGGTGTCAAAAAACGAGTCTGCCAAAGCAAGATTGCCAAACCTGTTGCAAACGCAACCCCCTTCTAGGCATAGCACAAGTAATAGTCTGTAACGCTGCGAAGCCTGACCTCTCCCCCTGCCAGGAGCCTTTGGCCTAACTCAAGCACCATTTTGTTCAgagagaagatgggggaggggtggtaacAAAAGCTTGAGGTAATGTTCTTGCTGGAATAAGTTCAAGTCTTTCTGAACCCAAACTGTGGAATTTCACCTGTGTACCTGAGTCTCCAGAATCCTGCCTGCCTGGGACACCCAAAAGGCTTTTATTCCCCCTGCTCACATGACAGCTCTGCCCTTGGGGATATTTTTAAGACTGCAGATAGGCCTTTGTTTTCACTTTCATACATTTATTGGAACTCTGCTTGACTTGTGTACTCCTTCAGTTTTGCTGACACTTTACCAACCCGCTACCTATTTTGATTGTTCCCATTTGAAACAGACACTGGCATGGCCACAGTTTGACTTTTTAAACTGTGTACATAACTGAAAATGTACTAGACTGTATACCTGTTTAAATGTAGAGATATCCTTTATCTTTATATAAGGAAAATCACTTGGGAAGTGGTTCTACGTTTCAGTCTTTAAACTGTGTTCCAAGACATGTCTGTTCTTCCTAGATACTCAGTCTTATGCAAGTCAATTGCTGATCCAAAAGGTTACTGAAATTTTATATGCTTACTGATATTTTACACTTTTTTATGCTGCATGTCCTATAAAGATTTCAAATCTGCACAATAAAATTGTTTAACAGTAAAgcagttttagtgtgtgtgtctgtctctctgtctgtacgTAGTAAGTATGTGTACAATGAGTATTTGCATGTTTGTATTATGTTTGGGGATAGCAaacataatattaaaaattaatttaagtgAGATACTTCTGCTAAAAGTCATTGATTGCTATTCATGGATTACGTCAAATAGTTTAGTTATAACTGGTAACTATTTAAAGCCATTTTAGTAATTTATACAATGATTTATTATCTATTACTCTGAGTCCCAATAATCATATGTCATGGATATTAATATTGTCATCTGGTTCCACCTAAATTTACATTTGTAATTCTGTATTAAAGTGTTCTAAAGACTCAAGCCCACAGGATAGAGATAGAAAtgataaagatggagaaagcaTTTATCAAAAGAACTTAGCTTTATATTTGGGATACTGGCAATTTCTAGAAGGTGAGCTATGGATCCAGCTCAGGGGCCTATGAGACCCAGGCTCAAGAAAAGCTAGTGTCTGGTTTTCTTGAAAACTACTGTCTGGTTTCCACTGAAAATAGTGGGAGGAACTGATGTACCATTTAGAAGGATTCAAACAGGAGGATCTCCATCTGACTTGAGGAAATGTCAACTTCTTGTTCTATTCAGACTTTCAGCTGATTGAATGAGGTCTACTCATGTGGAGGAGGGCAATTTGCTTTATTCAGTCTAGCAATTGAAATAGCAATGCCATTCAAACCGTTCTTGAAGGAACCATGACATAATGGTTGACCAGATATCCGGACATTTCAAGGTACAGTCAATTTGACAAATGAAATGAACCAGTACAGCTAGCTTCCAAATTCaatctagtttttaaaaatctctaattTCTCTCAGTTAAGAAAAATGCATGAACATTACCTGGTTCCTCTCTTTTCTCAGAAAGCATGGGAGCTTCTCAGCTGCCAGTTCTgcatagaaaataaatttatgcaTCTATTTGTTTCCACTGCACACACCCTGATCATCACCATTTGATCCAGGCAGAAGTGAGACTTCCACTTAAAGGAGAACAAGTGAAGTGTCCTTAGACAGTATCTTTCTGTTTGTGATATGAATGTCTCATTGTTTACATATGAGAAAATCACACTGTAGCTTGGTTCAGCCACAGCCATGAAACAGGTCAATCACTGAGTATACACACAGCTGCACAGCTTGGAAGATTTTGGGTCCATATTGACAATAAGCAGATTCATATATCACACActtatatatttccatatatagaAATACATTTTGATCCAGGGAACTTGAGCTCAGTCTGAATAGCTCACTCATACCTTCCCTGACATAAGTactgattttcaaatattttatctttcaaaTTGTCCACATTTTGAGGGTATAAGAAATGAAGG is part of the Rattus norvegicus strain BN/NHsdMcwi chromosome 4, GRCr8, whole genome shotgun sequence genome and encodes:
- the Cav1 gene encoding caveolin-1 isoform X1, coding for MADEVNEKQVYDAHTKEIDLVNRDPKHLNDDVVKIDFEDVIAEPEGTHSFDGIWKASFTTFTVTKYWFYRLLSTIFGIPMALIWGIYFAILSFLHIWAVVPCIKSFLIEIQCISRVYSIYVHTFCDPLFEAIGKIFSNIRISTQKEI
- the Cav1 gene encoding caveolin-1 isoform alpha (isoform alpha is encoded by transcript variant 1) gives rise to the protein MSGGKYVDSEGHLYTVPIREQGNIYKPNNKAMADEVNEKQVYDAHTKEIDLVNRDPKHLNDDVVKIDFEDVIAEPEGTHSFDGIWKASFTTFTVTKYWFYRLLSTIFGIPMALIWGIYFAILSFLHIWAVVPCIKSFLIEIQCISRVYSIYVHTFCDPLFEAIGKIFSNIRISTQKEI